In Scheffersomyces stipitis CBS 6054 chromosome 8, complete sequence, one DNA window encodes the following:
- the RHB1 gene encoding GTP-binding protein of the ras family (go_function GTP binding~go_process small GTPase mediated signal transduction), whose translation MVKARKIAVVGSRSVGKSSMTVRFVEDHFVESYYPTIENQFSKTINYKNQDYAIEILDTAGQDEFSIMNEKHLIGIHGYLLVYSVTSRQSFELISVIRDKILNSIGTDAIPMVLIGNKCDLNYQRQVDTVEGQQLAKTFGCKFLESSVRENININQAFENLIDEIEVIQNPPAKQEERCSIM comes from the coding sequence ATGGTCAAGGCTCGTAAGATAGCCGTGGTTGGCTCCCGATCCGTAGGAAAGTCTTCAATGACGGTTCGTTTTGTCGAAGACCATTTTGTCGAGTCATACTATCCAACCATAGAGAACCAGTTTCTGAAAACGatcaactacaagaacCAAGACTACGCCATAGAAATTTTGGATACGGCGGGCCAGGACGAGTTTCTGATAATGAACGAGAAACATCTAATCGGTATTCATGGCTATTTGTTGGTTTACTCTGTGACACTGCGTCAATCATTTGAATTGATTTCTGTCATCAGAGACAAGATCCTTAACTCCATTGGCACTGATGCAATTCCTATGGTTCTCATAGGAAACAAATGCGATTTGAACTACCAGAGACAAGTAGACACAGTAGAAGGGCAGCAGTTGGCCAAGACGTTTGGATGTAAATTCTTGGAGAGTTCGGTTCGTGAAAATATCAACATCAACCAGGCGTTTGAAAACTTGATTGACGAAATCGAAGTTATCCAGAACCCTCCAGccaaacaagaagaacgaTGCTCGATCATGTAA